The sequence ATCGGCAAGAAAGGCAAGGTAACCGACGCGGGTGAACAAAATGTTCGTCGTGGCGTGGCGGCTTCAGTGCGCCGGCTTCGCCTCGCGTACCGGCACGTCGATGCTGCACAGGTCGACCTTGCCGGCCGGCCGGGCATAGAACGCGTTGCGCCCGTTGCGTTTCGCCTCGACCAGCGCCGCGAAGCTGGCGCTGTCGGTGCGCAGCACCTCAATCGCCAGGCGATCCTTCGGCGGGAGGTCGGCGGCCAGGCGTATCGATTCGATGGTGATGCGCTGTGCCGGCTTCGTGTAGAAGCCCATCGGCTCCGGGCCGCGCGGCAGGCCGGACAGCAGCGGCATGCCTTCCAGCACGCGCCCGGCCACGGCGAGGTTGCGGTCCAGCCGGCGCGGCGCCTGGCCGATCACCGCGTACAGCGAACTACCGCTGCCGGTCTCCGGCGCCACGTCGCGCGCCACACCGACCATACCGTAGCAGTGCGCCAACCATTGCTGCCCGCTGGCCGGATCGCGCGCCACCGGGAAGCCTTCGCTGAAACCGACCTCCGGCGCGTAGACGTCGCCGTCCGGCAGCGGCGTCCACGGCAGCTTCGCGTCGAGCGCGCGGGTGAACTCCGGCGGTAGTGTCTTGCTGGCCTTGCCCAGCGAACGGAGCTTGCTCTTGTCGCCGTTGTCGTCGTCGTTGGGATCACCCCACTGGGTGACGAAGTTGTCCTGCACCCGGATGATCGCCAGCCCGTCGAAGTAGTGCTGGCGCACCAGGGTGCGGATGTTCGCCGCGTGCAGCGGGGTGAAATCCGGCGCCAGCTCGATCACCACGCGCCCGGTCGGCAGTTGCATGAACAACAGGTTCTGCGGGTCCGGCGTGCGCCACTCGGCCGGCGTGGACCTGGCCAGGATTTCCTTCGCGGTCGGCGTGGGCTTGTCCTGCTCGGCGGCGAGGGCGGACAGTGCCAGCAGGCTGCTGGTCAGCGCGAGTGCAACGATGAGATGGCGGCGAAGCATGGCATTCCCTGGGCAGTGGATGGGCAACGGTTGCAACTTAGCAGAGTGCTGCCGCTGATCACGCCACGCATGACTTCAGGCCCATGCACTAGTGTCAAGTTCGCACTATGGTTTACTCCAACCTAAGAAGCAGTGCGGGTGAGCCTGGATGGACGACAGCGTCAGCCAGTTGAAGAAGTTCCAGAAGGAGCTTTCCAGCGGCACCGTGTCTCTGGTGCTGCTGGCAGTGCTGGGGCAGTCGCGCCAGCCGATGTACGGCTACCAGATCGCCAAGCGGCTGGAAGAAACGGGTGAGGGCGTGCTGGCCGGCAAGCAGAGCGCGCTGTATCCCGTGCTGCGCAACCTGGAGGCGGCCGGCCTGCTCGCCAGCGAAGTGGAGCCGTCCGTCAGCGGGCCGCCGCGCCGCTATTACCGCATTACCAAACCGGGGCGCGAGGTATTGCGCGAATGGGTCGCCGCGTGGAACGCCACCCGCGATTCCGTCGATAACGTCTTGCAAGGAGGGGTGTCATGAACGCGCCACGTACCATCGTCGAATACCTTGAGCAACTGCGTGCCGCGCTGCGCGGTGCCGATCCGGCCCTGATCCAGGACGCGCTGTACGACGCCGAGGAACACCTGCGCGCCGAACTGGCCGAGCAGCCCGGGCGCAGCGAGGCACAGATGCTGGAACACGTCGCCGGCAGCTACGGCGCGCCGGACGAAGTGGCCGAGATCTATCGCGACCAGGAGATCAGGATCCAGCGCGCGCTGCGTCCGCCGCCGCCGCCGAAGCGCCGTTCGCTGGCCGGGCGTTTCTTCGGCGTCGCCGCCGATCCGCGCACCTACGGCGCGCTGTTCTACATGCTGCTGTCGCTGGCCACGGGCATCTTCTACTTCACCTGGGCAGTGACCGGGCTGTCGCTGTCGCTGGGGTTGTCGGTGCTGATCATCGGCCTGCCGTTCATCGTGCTGTTCTTCGGCAGCGTGCGCGTGCTGTCGCTGGTGGAAGGGCGCATCGTGGAGGCGATGCTGGGCATGCGCATGCCACGGCGGCCGGTGTACCCGACCACCGGCATGACCCTGCTGCAGCGCATCGGCAGCATGTTCACCGACGTGCACACCTGGACGACGCTTTGCTACATGTGGCTGATGCTGCCGCTGGGCATCGTGTACTTCACACTCGCCGTGACCTTGCTCAGCGTGTCAGTGGCCTTCATCGGCGCGCCGCTGGCGATGCTGTTCCGCGACGACAGCTGGGTGTCCTGGCCGCGCCAGGTCACCGTGGACTGGGGTCTTGGTGCGCATGTGCCGGGCTGGGGTGACGCGATCGCGATGTGCGTGATCGGCATCGTGCTGCTGTTCGCCACCCTGCACCTGGCGCGTGGCCTGGGCCGGCTGCACGGGCTTGTCGCCAAGCACATGCTGGTGCCGCGCGCGGCGAATTGACGGGCTATTCGATCACACCAGTTGCAGGTCCCGTGGTTGTGCC is a genomic window of Rhodanobacter thiooxydans containing:
- a CDS encoding peptidylprolyl isomerase codes for the protein MLRRHLIVALALTSSLLALSALAAEQDKPTPTAKEILARSTPAEWRTPDPQNLLFMQLPTGRVVIELAPDFTPLHAANIRTLVRQHYFDGLAIIRVQDNFVTQWGDPNDDDNGDKSKLRSLGKASKTLPPEFTRALDAKLPWTPLPDGDVYAPEVGFSEGFPVARDPASGQQWLAHCYGMVGVARDVAPETGSGSSLYAVIGQAPRRLDRNLAVAGRVLEGMPLLSGLPRGPEPMGFYTKPAQRITIESIRLAADLPPKDRLAIEVLRTDSASFAALVEAKRNGRNAFYARPAGKVDLCSIDVPVREAKPAH
- a CDS encoding sensor domain-containing protein codes for the protein MNAPRTIVEYLEQLRAALRGADPALIQDALYDAEEHLRAELAEQPGRSEAQMLEHVAGSYGAPDEVAEIYRDQEIRIQRALRPPPPPKRRSLAGRFFGVAADPRTYGALFYMLLSLATGIFYFTWAVTGLSLSLGLSVLIIGLPFIVLFFGSVRVLSLVEGRIVEAMLGMRMPRRPVYPTTGMTLLQRIGSMFTDVHTWTTLCYMWLMLPLGIVYFTLAVTLLSVSVAFIGAPLAMLFRDDSWVSWPRQVTVDWGLGAHVPGWGDAIAMCVIGIVLLFATLHLARGLGRLHGLVAKHMLVPRAAN
- a CDS encoding PadR family transcriptional regulator; its protein translation is MDDSVSQLKKFQKELSSGTVSLVLLAVLGQSRQPMYGYQIAKRLEETGEGVLAGKQSALYPVLRNLEAAGLLASEVEPSVSGPPRRYYRITKPGREVLREWVAAWNATRDSVDNVLQGGVS